A stretch of the Argentina anserina chromosome 6, drPotAnse1.1, whole genome shotgun sequence genome encodes the following:
- the LOC126797158 gene encoding LOW QUALITY PROTEIN: protein HEADING DATE 3B (The sequence of the model RefSeq protein was modified relative to this genomic sequence to represent the inferred CDS: inserted 3 bases in 2 codons; deleted 2 bases in 2 codons) gives MRNGEEQEKVMIPICSRLIVNETENXGLRGSPRSKMALYRHAFANNNSSTFLPSTSWSDVGIHQRSILTPYCSLVVASXISQKIQSYSSIEAKIYTTMANYEMVSSKLNSENLISTRPSSCSANWDPFRQHSTSNLRNFPSKKFGNEDEFRSAVSSQVTTMYCRDSLRRKGKDKLHQLSYTLQLKDDYTETTNGSSTIELKSRQYLDKHIDESPKACHSNEDPVKKSISLTLARVREFEDISSSSSKRVEHFESLKRKHASISPESRGRQVTDLNKLHGQDAHFNTEHLPAVYDKEALKDDRLLESRIGLVEDISSKGKMESYMRSFLGDDKFPTKIKNNCERSEENCGVMRVGISDRLEYLSDMVESRTAVDISPDDVMGVLGEQQFCKTREAIINQQRAFAVQVFELHRLVKVQQLIGASRDTLFEGRPFMRNPAMKASAEKNASLEGAKELSPSIVKIKHHHQKSYTNIECGEDSTIEKLPLPFFNNDTNNRGLGMQKTNYGQYSSKTSPPSEATEPAPWCFRLPPGNMWLVPVMSSSEGLTCKPYTGSCPQNGGFMPPIYGSCSPIQSLDPGNKNYSNAAYGVPLSYQQGIGIGAPPPLLQTYFPPYAAPVINHSSHENPLSFGESKFTWPHQSSCNISSQTREVMPRYVGNTRAPVLNELQGSAPSSPSDRTKGNVLPLFPSAPRVEEPAQNVQMSEHQTRVIKAIPRSFRSATESAERIFLSIQEERKSM, from the exons ATGAGAAATggagaagaacaagaaaaagtgATGATCCCTATATGTTCTAGGCTAATTGTAAATGAAACAGAGA GAGGGCTTAGAGGGTCTCCAAGGAGCAAGATGGCTCTCTA TCGCCATGCTTTTGCTAACAACAATAGCAGCACCTTTCTTCCATCCACATCCTGGAGTGAT GTTGGTATCCATCAAAGGAGTATTTTGACTCCATATTGCAGCTTGGTTGTGGCTTC AATTTCTCAGAAGATTCAGTCTTACTCTTCTATC GAGGCCAAGATATATACTACAATGGCAAACTATGAAATGGTATCCTCCAAGTTAAATTCTGAAAATTTGATTTCCACAAGGCCATCATCATGTTCAGCTAACTGGGATCCATTCAGACAACACAGTACCTCCAACTTGAGAAATTTTCCTTCTAAAAAGTTTGGAAATGAGGATGAATTCAGATCCGCTGTCTCGTCCCAAGTAACAACTATGTATTGTAGAGACAGTCTGCGGAGAAAAGGGAAGGACAAACTACATCAGTTGAGCTACACATTGCAACTTAAAGATGATTATACTGAAACAACTAACGGAAGTAGCACCATAGAGCTGAAGTCGAGACAATACTTGGATAAACACATAGATGAGAGTCCAAAAGCATGTCATAGTAATGAGGACCCTGTGAAAAAGTCTATTTCTCTCACTTTAGCTAGAGTCAGGGAGTTTGAAGATATATCATCTAGCTCATCAAAAAGAGTTGAGCATTTTGAATCATTAAAGAGGAAACATGCATCTATTAGTCCAGAATCCAGAGGCAGACAAGTGACTGATCTGAACAAATTACACGGTCAAGATGCACACTTCAACACAGAGCATTTGCCTGCAGTGTATGACAAAGAGGCCTTAAAAGATGACCGTTTGTTAGAATCTAGAATCGGATTAGTTGAAGACATTTCATCAAAGGGGAAAATGGAATCATATATGAGGTCATTTCTTGGGGATGATAAGTTTCCAACCAAGATTAAAAATAACTGTGAAAGAAGTGAAGAAAATTGTGGGGTTATGCGTGTTGGAATTTCAGACAGGCTTGAATATCTCTCAGATATGGTGGAGTCACGTACAGCTGTAGATATATCCCCTGATGATGTCATGGGAGTACTAGGTGAACAGCAGTTCTGCAAAACGAGGGAAGCTATTATCAA TCAACAAAGAGCTTTTGCAGTGCAAGTGTTTGAGCTGCATAGGCTAGTAAAG GTTCAACAGCTGATTGGTGCATCACGAGATACATTGTTCGAAGGAAGACCATTTATGCGAAACCCTGCAATGAAAGCATCCGCAGAAAAGAATGCATCACTCGAGGGAGCTAAGGAGCTATCTCCTTCAATTGTGAAAATCAAACACCATCATCAGAAGTCATATACAAATATTGAATGTGGTGAGGACAGTACAATAGAAAAATTGCCTCTTCCTTTTTTCAACAATGATACCAACAACAGAGGACTAGGTATGCAAAAAACTAATTATGGTCAATACTCAAGCAAAACATCACCACCTTCTGAAGCCACCGAACCCGCCCCGTGGTGTTTCCGACTTCCACCAGGAAATATGTGGTTAGTTCCAGTGATGTCATCTTCTGAGGGACTCACTTGCAAGCCTTATACAGGGTCATGCCCTCAAAATGGAGGTTTCATGCCACCAATTTATGGTAGCTGTAGCCCTATACAGAGCCTTGATCCAGGAAACAAGAACTACTcaaatgcagcttatggtGTTCCACTTTCTTATCAACAAGGGATTGGAATTGGTGCACCACCGCCTTTGCTTCAGACTTATTTTCCACCTTATGCCGCGCCAGTCATCAATCATTCAAGTCACGAAAATCCTTTATCTTTTGGGGAAAGTAAATTCACCTGGCCTCATCAA AGCTCATGCAACATATCCAGCCAGACGAGGGAAGTAATGCCACGTTACGTGGGGAACACTCGAGCTCCTGTACTGAATGAATTGCAGGGTAGTGCACCGAGCAGCCCTTCAGACAGGACCAAAGGCAATGTGCTTCCCCTTTTTCCTTCAGCTCCTCGAGTTGAGGAACCTGCTCAAAATGTTCAAATGAGTGAGCATCAGACGCGCGTGATCAAAGCTATTCCTCGCAGTTTTAGATCAGCAACTGAATCAGCAGAACGTATATTTTTGTCAATACAAGAAGAGAGGAAGTCAATGTAG